One genomic window of Limanda limanda chromosome 16, fLimLim1.1, whole genome shotgun sequence includes the following:
- the tmem198a gene encoding transmembrane protein 198-B, translating into MTSTSKLLGLVEVGLKCDQEIERRYEIVPSVVCSMCCLFGIIYCFFGYRCFKAVLFLTGLMFGSVVIFMLCYKERVMDTQLSVEASVGIGLGIGTLCGLVTMLVRSVGLFMVGLLLGLLLGVASLVVMEEFYHPKTVWVPLGILLGSGTLFAVLTLQWQCCFVTLSTATFGSAIITVTVDYFIELFALVHYVYERLRVAPKKPVCWFTWVILGVWPVLALLGVLIQWKVTAEGFSHTEVVLSRQQRRVQLMRIRQREEKLKKERENKKKKKRQTPKTGHKQKAQTHHHHHHHQQYHHPAASHPHHQTQSSQNSQPPKLPPPQTEPGYHRKVNPKRRFDGDVLSPSYIRSFRDRQTDRRVYSNSRMMSRSRMAELDYDCGSQVPLTAPSCPPVRI; encoded by the exons ATGACTTCTACCAGCAAGTTGCTGGGTTTGGTGGAGGTGGGGCTGAAGTGCGACCAGGAGATCGAGAGGAGGTACGAGATTGTGCCCTCGGTGGTCTGCTCCATGTGCTGCCTCTTTGGAATCATCTACTGCTTCTTTG GCTACCGATGCTTCAAGGCGGTGCTGTTCCTCACTGGCCTGATGTTCGGCTCCGTGGTCATCTTCATGCTGTGCTACAAGGAGCGGGTGATGGACACTCAGCTGAGCGTGGAGGCCTCGGTGGGCATCGGCCTGGGCATCGGGACCCTGTGCGGCCTGGTGACCATGCTGGTCCGCAGCGTGGGGCTGTTCATGGTGGGCCTGCTGCTGGGCCTGCTGCTCGGAGTGGCCTCACTGGTG GTCATGGAGGAGTTCTATCACCCCAAAACGGTGTGGGTTCCTCTGGGCATCCTCCTGGGCTCCGGGACGCTGTTCGCCGTCCTCACACTTCAGTGGCAGTGCTGCTTCGTCACCCTCTCCACCGCCACATTCGGCTCTGCCATCATCACTGTCACCGTGGATTACTTCATCGAGCTGTTCGCCTTGGTCCACTATGTCTACGAGAGGCTAAGG GTGGCGCCAAAGAAGCCAGTGTGCTGGTTTACGTGGGTCATCTTGGGGGTGTGGCCTGTCCTGGCCCTCCTCGGAGTGCTGATCCAGTGGAAAGTCACTGCAGAGGGATTTTCTCACACAGAGG TGGTTCTGAGTCGACAGCAGCGAAGGGTCCAGCTCATGCGTATCCGACAGCGTGAAGAGAAGCTGAAAAAGGAGCGggagaacaagaagaagaagaaacgacAGACCCCGAAAACCGGCCACAAGCAGAAGGCCCAGacccatcaccaccaccaccaccaccagcagtaTCACCACCCAGCCGCGTCCCACCCTCATCACCAAACCCAGAGCTCCCAGAACTCCCAGCCGCCGAAACTCCCTCCTCCGCAAACTGAGCCTGGCTACCACCGCAAGGTCAACCCTAAGAGACGCTTCGATGGAGACGTGCTGTCACCG AGCTACATCAGGAGTTTCAGGGACAGGCAGACGGACAGACGGGTGTACTCCAACAGTCGCATGATGAGTCGCTCCCGGATGGCCGAACTCGACTACGACTGTGGCTCTCAGGTGCCCCTCACGGCCCCCAGCTGCCCCCCGGTTCGCATCTGA